A window from Onychostoma macrolepis isolate SWU-2019 chromosome 07, ASM1243209v1, whole genome shotgun sequence encodes these proteins:
- the emilin2b gene encoding LOW QUALITY PROTEIN: EMILIN-2 (The sequence of the model RefSeq protein was modified relative to this genomic sequence to represent the inferred CDS: inserted 1 base in 1 codon): MKRVLAGYAALIFILITVPLTNGTPSRYSLFQGSPYSSSASRQRNKNWCAFVVHKNVTCAVLAANENVMEPQLLPCPPHQPDCTQRLMYQTHMRPMYKIGYKQVTELEWRCCPGYQGHDCTELKNTPQKANVVEEPRRDVPSTNSQQQSILGPEVFSXTHPWSQPGHKGHHSRQLGDYGDRQHESQRVQALEEEVERLSQTVLHLQAMTSANANLRLDLQEDVTKFVLNMLGNLQQPQDVKAGGIESITLPYDLRSPPDTDELQNHITQLSNTISTNTNSIQDLQIRIQNIDGQMHQLTEASNSGPLQPSSTAATNECPCQAYIDEKLTALREELLQGMDIKMADMKNACDYKVLSVQEQCEEQENSYLSLAELLDSKETDLRKEIQDLRLQLPIGKTQELDNAEVQKLKDTQQILQDTIREHNATIAQISAQGHVLEARVSLAERSAEVHCLYLEEKLRRERLKEEEDQRIAFEEKISGVQCDNSTSQLLLGLDQRLEVLEKHAQVLKDEVGSLKGDLNQTMSFETLLQRVENIEVDSGRNQEQVRTMNGLLDERMASIEGVCGRFEPMSDSLKRIKDGLNKHVNGLWTCVRQLNSTVLAHTRDINTFKANSHLSKDGQDGITDAPTGVPEGTVAVKVSLEGVQPLPSLASGEAALRVTKVSSHTPQGINGSMPSITGYAGAPGYPGIPVAALSPDSVSAQIPLRTVQMATGEGRMMTYVSFSAGLTLVPFPGEIGIIQFNNVLLNDGRHYDPQTGVFTVPLDGRYLLSAVLTAQVGERVEAFLSVANRNIQKLSTAATGGRDTQDCVCGGTVSVSLALHLKQGQRTGLVLTSGKLAISTSSEILSSFSGVLLYPTVGKR; this comes from the exons ATGAAGCGCGTCCTCGCAGGTTACGCAGCGCTTATATTTATTCTCATTACTGTTCCTTTGACTAATGGCACTCCGTCGAGGTATAGTCTGTTCCAGGGCAGTCCTTATTCCAGCTCTGCTTCGAGACAACGAAACAA AAACTGGTGTGCTTTTGTGGTGCATAAGAACGTGACATGCGCTGTGCTGGCAGCGAACGAAAACGTCATGGAGCCGCAGCTCCTGCCCTGTCCGCCGCATCAGCCTGACTGCACACAGCGGCTGAT GTATCAAACTCACATGAGGCCCATGTACAAAATAGGCTACAAACAAGTGACTGAACTCGAATGGAGGTGCTGTCCAGGATATCAAGGCCATGACTGTACTGAGCTGAAAAATACCCCTCAGAAAGCCAATGTTGTTGAGGAACCACGTCGAGATGTTCCTTCAACCAACAGCCAACAACAGAGCATCTTgg GACCAGAAGTGTTCT AGACACATCCATGGTCTCAACCCGGGCATAAAGGACATCATAGCCGTCAACTGGGAGATTATGGAGATCGTCAACATGAGAGTCAACGAGTTCAGGCATTAGAAGAAGAAGTGGAGCGTCTTTCTCAGACAGTACTCCACCTGCAAGCCATGACTTCTGCCAATGCGAACCTACGGCTAGATTTACAGGAAGATGTTACCAAATTCGTTCTGAACATGTTGGGGAATTTGCAACAGCCACAGGATGTCAAAGCGGGTGGAATCGAGAGCATAACGCTCCCATATGACCTCCGTTCACCACCAGACACTGATGAACTCCAGAATCACATTACCCAGCTCTCCAACACCATCAGTACCAACACTAATAGCATCCAAGATCTGCAGATCCGGATCCAAAACATTGATGGACAGATGCATCAACTAACAGAAGCAAGCAACTCTGGACCGCTTCAGCCTTCCTCAACAGCTGCAACCAATGAGTGTCCATGTCAGGCATACATCGATGAGAAGCTTACAGCCCTTCGTGAGGAGCTTCTTCAAGGAATGGACATCAAAATGGCAGACATGAAGAATGCATGCGACTACAAAGTGCTGTCTGTGCAAGAACAATGTGAGGAACAAGAAAACTCTTACTTGAGCTTGGCCGAGCTCCTTGACTCCAAAGAGACTGATCTCCGCAAAGAGATCCAAGACTTGCGTCTCCAGCTTCCCATTGGTAAAACCCAAGAGTTGGACAATGCTGAGGTCCAGAAGCTCAAGGACACCCAACAGATACTCCAAGACACCATTAGGGAGCACAATGCCACCATTGCACAGATAAGTGCACAAGGGCATGTTCTGGAGGCAAGGGTTAGTCTTGCGGAAAGAAGTGCAGAGGTGCATTGCCTCTATCTTGAGGAGAAACTGAGAAGGGAAAGACTTAAGGAAGAGGAAGACCAAAGAATAGCTTTTGAAGAGAAGATCAGTGGTGTTCAATGTGACAACAGCACTTCTCAGCTACTCTTAGGTCTTGATCAGCGCCTGGAAGTCTTGGAGAAACATGCACAGGTCCTGAAGGACGAGGTTGGCTCTCTTAAAGGAGATCTCAATCAGACCATGAGTTTTGAAACCCTCCTGCAACGGGTGGAAAATATAGAGGTGGATTCTGGACGAAACCAAGAGCAAGTGAGGACAATGAATGGCTTGCTTGATGAACGCATGGCTAGCATTGAAGGTGTTTGTGGTCGGTTTGAGCCAATGTCCGACAGTCTGAAACGGATTAAAGATGGACTGAACAAACACGTCAATGGCTTGTGGACTTGCGTCCGTCAGCTGAACAGTACAGTACTTGCACATACAAGAGACATTAACACGTTTAAAGCAAATTCACACCTCTCAAAAGATGGACAGGATGGGATCACTGATGCACCTACAG GTGTTCCTGAAGGTACAGTGGCTGTAAAAGTTTCCTTGGAGGGAGTTCAACCACTCCCTTCACTGGCGTCTGGGGAAGCAGCGCTTCGAGTAACCAAAGTCTCCTCTCACACCCCTCAGGGCATCAATGGGAGCATGCCGTCCATTACAGGCTATGCAGGAGCACCAG GTTATCCAGGGATTCCAGTTGCCGCTCTCAGTCCTGACTCTGTTTCTG CACAGATTCCACTGAGGACAGTACAAATGGCCACAG GAGAAGGGCGAATGATGACCTATGTGTCGTTTTCGGCTGGTCTGACACTTGTGCCATTCCCTGGAGAAATCGGCATCATCCAATTCAACAATGTTCTGTTAAATGATGGAAGACACTACGATCCACAAACAG gtgtgTTCACTGTTCCCCTGGACGGACGGTACCTGCTGAGTGCTGTATTGACCGCTCAAGTGGGAGAAAGAGTCGAGGCCTTTCTCTCAGTAGCCAATCGCAACATCCAGAAGCTTTCCACTGCTGCAACGGGTGGCAGAGACACTCAGGACTGCGTCTGTGGAGGGACTGTCTCTGTAAGTCTCGCTCTTCATCTGAAGCAGGGCCAGAGGACAGGACTGGTGCTCACATCAGGAAAACTGGCCATCTCAACATCCAGTGAAATCCTGTCCTCGTTCAGCGGAGTTCTGCTTTACCCAACAGTAGGCAAGCGATAG